From the genome of Kwoniella newhampshirensis strain CBS 13917 chromosome 12, whole genome shotgun sequence:
TGGCAAGGGCAGCGTGGATGACTGGGGCAGATCGAGGTATGATAGGATACgttcgatctcttctggGAGCAAGAGCGATTGTGCTGTCGACATTCTGTGTACACGGGTTgaagaggtggacaaggaTACCAGTTTGCTGACACAACAACTCGAACGAGTGAACCGAAGAATGGACCTCGATTAGTGGAGGCAACACATCTGAAAGCGGGAACAAAAGTGGACATACGATATGCACGTGACGTCAGAATTTTGAATATTTGATACCACTTTTGTTCGTTTTTTGATACGCCACTCGTTCAACTCACTTCACTGACTGCCTGCTGCTACACTCTACAAGATATCATCCCATTTCCATCCATTCCTCGCTCGTGAACCCCTCAACTCGAAAGATTAAACGGATATATAACATCCGCATATTCACTACTCGGTCTCTTtattcactcacttgacctCGTTCGGAATACTCCACCATGGCTCCCTCCGCATCCAAGCAAAAGCGATTGGCAGAAAAGGCCGCTAAAAACTCCGGAAAGAACACTCCCTCCGCTTCCTCCGTCACCGGCGGCAGCACCCCTCTCACCAGTCTTTCTGCCAATGGGAGCTCAACCGATTTGGTTGATGCTGCTgagcagatgaagaagctgaaCCTCGCTACCGACAGAAGTGCGGTAAGTCGAACTTCCTTTGTCCACTGAGCTTGGGGAAGGGTGTGGGGAAGAGCATCAGGAAGTGACGGCTGTTGATATTTCGTTTCTCTTCAATAGAACGGTGTCTTGGTCTCCGATCGTCTGGGTCGAGACGTCAAGATCGAGCAATACactctctctttccacgGTCGACTCTTGATTGAGGGTGCTGagatctctctcaactACGGTCAACGGTAGGTCAAAGTTCGCACAGGACGAATATGGATCACATGCTAAAGAGGTCGGATACAGATACGGTCTTTTGGGTGAGAACGGTTCAggaaaggtgagcgagAAGTCTCCAAACCTTTCACCGACAACACGAAGACAGCTGACAGGACTGTGGTCAATAGTCCACCTTTTTGCAATCCATTGCCGACCGAGATGTCGAGATCCCTGAGCACGTCGATGTAAGTCAAACCCTGTTTCTGCATTAGAACGAACCGGGTTGAACTGACCACATTCGCGATCAGATCTACCTTGTCCGAGGTGCCGTCGAACCCACCGATGTCAACGCCCTCGACTACATTGTCGCTTCTGCTAAGGAGAAGGTTGCCCGTCTTGAGAAGCTTGCCGAGGACATGTCCGTAGCggacgaggtcgacgagctcGCTCTCGATGCCATTTACGAGGAGCTTGAGGAAATGGACCCTGCTACATTCGAGGCCAAAGCTGGTGCTATCTTGAACGGTCTCGGTTTTACCGCTCCCATGATGGCCAAGCCCACAAAGGACATGTCTGGTGGTTGGAGAATGAGAGTAGCTCTTGCCCGAGCACTCTTTATCAAGCCTCATCTTTTGTTGTTGGACGAGCCTACCTCCCATTTGGATCTAGGTGCTGTTGTCTGGCTTGAGGCGTACCTCTCGACTTACAACCACATTCTCGTAAGTTTAAAAAGACTATGATCAGCGTCACCATTGACATCTACTCACAGATTTTTACGTCACACTCGGCCGATTTCATGGACACAGTCTGTACCAACATAATGGACTTGAcaatcaagaagaagctggtcTACTACGGTGGTAACTACAGCACTTACGTTCGAACCAAGAGCGAGAATGAGGTCAACCAGATGAAGGCATACGCTAAGCAACAGGAAGAAATCGCCCACATCAAGAGTAAGTGGTGTATCGCTCGTCCACGGGCCAGAGGCTTACTGGCTGCACAGAGTTCATCGCTAGTGCTGGTACCTACGCCAACTTGGTCAAGCAGGCCAAGTCCAAAcagaagatcatcgacaaaATGGAGGCTGCTGGTTTGATCGAGAAGGTTGAGACCAGTCGACAACTCCGATTCAATTTCGAGGATGTCAGGAAACTCCCTCCTCCTATCATTGCATTCTCCGACGTTGCCTTCTCCTACTCTGGTAAGAAGGCGGACTATCTGTATCAAGACTTGTCCTTCGGTATCGACATGGACTCTCGGTGAGCGAATCGTTTCACTGTGAGAAAGCAACGTGAGAGAGCAAGGAGCTGACATCGGCTCACAGAATTGCTATCGTCGGTGACAACGGTACTGGTAAATCCACCTTGCTCAACCTTATTACCGGTGCTCTTCAACCTGTCGAGGGTTCCGTCAACCGACACACTCAGCTCAAACTTGCCAAATACTCTCAACACTCTGccgatcaacttccttACGACAGATCACCAGTTGAACACATTGCTGCGCTCTACCAGGACAAGTTCCCTGAGAAGGATATTCAGTTCTGGAGACAGCAGATCGGTCGATTCGGTATCACTGGCTCCCATCAAACCAACCCCATCAGCCAGTTGTCTGACGGTCTGAGAAACCGGTAAGTGTCTGACCTACCAATGGCTCTTCTTTGTCCGTTGACGACCATCTGCAGAGTCGTTTTCGCTATTCTCGCTATGGAGCACCCCCAcgtcatccttcttgacgagcCTACTAACCACTTGGATATGGTCAGTCTTTTTGCTGTCAGCACACACCATTCTTACTGACTTTTGGGTCATAGGAATCTATTGACGCCCTCGCATCCGCCATCAAGGAATTCGAGGGTGGTGTTGTGATTGTGTCTCACGACTTCCgttcgtcctcttcttcttgtctgAATTGGAGCTATCGTTGACCCTCTTATCGTACAGGACTTATCTCGCAAGTTGCCGAAGATCTTTGggaggtcaaggacaagaaagTTATCAACCTTACCAAGCAGGACATCTCTATCGTCGACTACAAGAAGTCACTAGCCAAGCGAAGTGCGTACTTCTCGTCATTGCCTGCAATCATCGGCAATGTGCTGATGTTTGAGAACCTTCAGGTCAAGCTCAAATCGAGAAGGCTCGACTTATCTCCAAGGCTTCCACCAAGGGTGTGGCATAAGCTGCTGAAAGGACGCTTTCCAGTTTTTCTGCTCATCTATTACACGATGAAGCATTTTCATCTTCTCTACATCTGTGTCAACTAGCCGAGCTTCATCGTTTATAGGGCAGTGTTTTCTGTGGTCGTGGATATAGAAACGTATTGCATGCGATACCATTGAGTCTGAAGCAGTGAACCAGTGCATTGCTACAAGCGATTTTTATGCACACACTTCTATGACCCTCCCTATTGAGGAAGCGTGAGCATAAATCCAGAAACGCGCCTGCCTTGCAGTCACATATGCTAAGTTTATATTGAATCATGATCACTACAAAATATGGAAGGCGACATAGCTCAGTTGGGAGAGCGCACGACTGAAGAATCATCTGCGATTGGTTATTCGTGCGGTCCCTGGTTCGATCCCGGGTGGCGCCAACCTTTTTGCCGAGATCCTTGTCTGGATCTTTTGGCCTTCAGCTCTGTCGACATGCATATCTTAGACCATTCGCTCTATGCGTGCACGGTCGTTCACATGCATTAGATATCCTCTGCGTGAGATCAACGTCCAATACACTGCGAGTGGAGATCGATCAGAGGAACAAGAATTCCGGCGCGTGGGGTGCCACTAATGACCGATAGATACTAAGTGACGTCTCGTTCTTCGCGATAGTAACTTGTAACAAGTTCACCTTCCAGTCCCTCCTCGCTTCATACACTTTTCGTTTCCTGAACTCTATACTTCTTCCATCGCATATCATACGTTTGACATCGACAAGATGGGAGCAGCTGAATCATCCATGTTCAATTCTCTAGAGAAGAATTCCAACTGTACGTACAACTTCGGCTGAGCTATCTCACCGTCCTTGCTTCGTCACTCTTTTCCATCCCTGGAATCATTTCAAGCTATGAATCTCGCTATCGCGGTCCACTCCAGTCAAGTGCTCCATGCCTGACCGAAACGGCGAGGAAGTGCTGATCTAACTCTTGCTGAACAACAAAAAACTCAGTCTCCGCACCAGAATTGATGCGTCTCAAAAAACGATTTATGAAGCTCGACAAGGATGGTTCAGGCTCGATCGATAAGGACGAATTCTTACAGATCCCTCAGATCGCGAACAATCCGTTGGCTCATAGGATGATTGCGATCTTCGacgaagagtgagtgaggagaTCACCATATACAATCTGCTATCGATGCCGTGTCATAATGCCCGGATCGGCATATGGAGGCTGCGGTCGGGAGGCGCGGGGGTCGTGTCCGTCGGGACGACAATTGTTTGTTGATGTGTTGTGCTGATACAACTTGGACGTTCTAGTGGAAGTGGTTCGGTCGATTTTCAAGAGTTCGTGGGCGGTCTGAGCGCGTTTAGCAGTAAAGGTGGACGTGACGAGAAATTAAGATGTGAGTGTAGAGCGAGGTCCTGTTACATCTCATACATCTCACTTATACTGATCCCAACATTTTGTCTCCTGTTCTTGCATTCGCGTCTACCGTTGTATAACGCTCATCACTCGTCTAATCCCTCACACCTGTTATCTGTCGATATACTCCATTCCTATCACCATAACCGTACGACGGACACTCGTCACCTCCCTCAACATCACAGTCGCCTTCAAAGTCTATGACATGGACCGAGATGGGTTCATATCAAATGGAGAGCTTTACCTGGTATTGAAGCAAATGGTGGGGAACAACCTCAAAGTGAGTTTTGACGATCCCTGTCCGATTGTTGGACCTACAGGCTTTGAGGCGTCAAAAGCCCGAGAGCCCGGCTTGATCCTGCAAAACAGTCGACTCTCATCAGAAGCTGATCGCAATGCAAATCTGTTTAGGATCA
Proteins encoded in this window:
- a CDS encoding calcineurin subunit B; the encoded protein is MGAAESSMFNSLEKNSNFSAPELMRLKKRFMKLDKDGSGSIDKDEFLQIPQIANNPLAHRMIAIFDEDGSGSVDFQEFVGGLSAFSSKGGRDEKLRFAFKVYDMDRDGFISNGELYLVLKQMVGNNLKDQQLQQIVDKTIMEADKDGDGKLSFEEFTNMVSSTDIVKQMTLEDLF